A window of Ignavibacteriales bacterium contains these coding sequences:
- the pruA gene encoding L-glutamate gamma-semialdehyde dehydrogenase has translation MANAIFNVQLPPNEPVKNYASGSPEKAALKAKLDEMAKQTIDIPIIIGGKEFRTGDTDNCVMPHDHKHILGKYHKVGTKEVNDAIASSMKAHKDWSRMNWQDRVSVFLKAADLLSQTEWRYILNAATMLGQSKNPFQAEIDAAAELVDFFRFNAYYAMKIYQEQPLHSPIGMWNRMEYRPLEGFIFAVAPFNFTSICGNLPSAPALMGNVALLKPASSAVYSAYWIMKLLEAAGLPEGVINFVPGAGSKVGNPVMDSEHFAGIHFTGSTSVFQGMWKTVSNNLPKYKSYPRIVGETGGKNFIFAHQSADVKALGVALIRGAFEYQGQKCSAASRAYIPKSIWPELKDFIVSELKTVKMGDPRDFSNFMNAVIDKGAFDTITGYIDYAKKSNEAKIISGGNYDSTKGYFIEPTVIETTNPKFKSMEEEIFGPVLTLYVYDDSKYEETLNICDQTSPYSLTGAIFAQDRYAVELANKILVNAAGNFYINDKPTGAVVGQQPFGGARASGTNDKAGSYLNLLRWVSARTIKENFIPPHDYRYSFMSEK, from the coding sequence ATGGCAAATGCAATATTTAATGTTCAACTTCCACCAAACGAACCGGTAAAAAATTACGCATCCGGATCACCGGAAAAAGCTGCACTGAAAGCAAAGCTTGATGAAATGGCTAAGCAGACAATTGATATTCCAATTATTATCGGCGGAAAAGAATTCAGAACCGGCGATACGGACAATTGTGTAATGCCTCATGACCATAAACATATTCTCGGTAAATATCATAAAGTAGGAACGAAAGAAGTTAATGATGCTATTGCCTCCTCAATGAAAGCACATAAAGATTGGTCACGAATGAATTGGCAAGATAGAGTTTCCGTATTCCTAAAAGCTGCAGATCTTTTAAGTCAAACCGAATGGAGATATATTCTAAACGCTGCAACAATGTTAGGACAAAGCAAAAATCCATTTCAAGCTGAAATTGATGCTGCTGCTGAACTGGTTGATTTCTTCCGCTTCAATGCTTATTACGCTATGAAGATCTATCAAGAGCAGCCGCTTCATTCCCCAATTGGAATGTGGAACAGAATGGAATACCGTCCTCTCGAAGGATTTATTTTTGCAGTAGCTCCGTTCAACTTTACATCTATCTGCGGAAACTTACCAAGTGCACCTGCTTTGATGGGAAATGTTGCATTATTAAAACCAGCATCAAGTGCGGTTTATTCTGCTTATTGGATAATGAAATTATTGGAAGCTGCAGGATTGCCTGAGGGTGTAATAAATTTTGTTCCGGGCGCGGGTTCTAAAGTTGGAAATCCTGTAATGGATTCAGAACATTTTGCAGGAATTCATTTTACCGGAAGTACTTCTGTATTTCAAGGAATGTGGAAAACAGTTTCGAATAATTTACCTAAGTATAAATCTTATCCAAGAATTGTGGGTGAGACAGGCGGCAAAAATTTTATTTTTGCTCACCAAAGTGCAGATGTAAAAGCTCTCGGTGTTGCTTTGATTCGCGGTGCGTTTGAATATCAAGGACAAAAATGTTCTGCCGCTTCACGCGCTTATATTCCAAAATCAATTTGGCCAGAACTAAAAGATTTTATTGTTAGCGAATTAAAAACTGTTAAGATGGGCGATCCGCGTGACTTCTCTAACTTTATGAATGCCGTAATTGATAAAGGTGCATTCGATACAATTACTGGTTACATAGATTACGCAAAGAAATCGAACGAAGCTAAAATTATCTCCGGCGGAAATTACGACAGCACTAAAGGTTATTTCATAGAACCAACCGTTATCGAAACAACAAATCCAAAATTCAAATCAATGGAAGAAGAAATTTTCGGTCCCGTTCTAACGCTTTATGTTTACGATGACAGCAAATACGAAGAGACTCTTAACATATGCGATCAAACTTCTCCTTATTCACTAACCGGAGCTATCTTCGCACAAGACAGATATGCAGTAGAACTTGCAAATAAAATCTTGGTGAATGCCGCCGGTAATTTTTATATCAACGATAAACCAACGGGTGCAGTTGTAGGTCAACAACCGTTCGGCGGTGCGCGTGCAAGCGGAACTAATGATAAAGCAGGAAGTTATTTGAATCTCCTACGCTGGGTTTCTGCCCGTACAATAAAAGAAAATTTTATTCCGCCTCATGATTACCGTTATTCGTTCATGTCGGAAAAGTAA
- a CDS encoding DUF2721 domain-containing protein, producing MDPFRELTLNALQIIQLMVAPAVMISACGLLLLGINNKYSLVANRIRLLNEEKRRLLSKLADGKHSTDDNIRLESIAIQINALVYRAKLVRNTVLCYTTSVALFVFTSLLLGVSSFLSIGKLNYFIISSFLVGMLFVLVGIVFAGFETKKGYDIISYEVKSHE from the coding sequence ATGGACCCATTCAGAGAGTTAACTCTTAACGCATTGCAAATAATTCAACTTATGGTTGCACCAGCGGTAATGATAAGCGCTTGCGGTTTATTATTGCTCGGCATTAATAACAAATATTCTTTAGTCGCTAACCGAATTAGATTACTGAATGAAGAAAAAAGAAGATTGCTCAGTAAGCTTGCAGATGGTAAGCATTCAACGGATGATAACATTAGATTAGAAAGTATAGCGATTCAAATTAATGCTTTGGTGTACAGAGCAAAATTAGTGAGAAATACTGTTTTGTGTTACACCACTTCTGTTGCATTATTTGTTTTTACCTCATTGCTTCTTGGCGTTTCTTCTTTTCTTTCGATTGGTAAATTAAATTATTTTATTATTAGCTCATTCTTGGTTGGAATGTTATTTGTTCTTGTAGGAATTGTATTTGCCGGATTCGAAACAAAAAAAGGATATGATATTATTTCGTACGAAGTAAAATCTCATGAGTAG
- a CDS encoding CBS domain-containing protein: MKSLKEILISQTILTVKTGTSIYDVTCFMAKHNIGLVPVLGEDGKLLGVFSERDLVRRVIAQGLDLKKTGVDDVMTKDLLVAEISQTHEQCLKKMKDKGTRHILIVDKEKLAGILSIKDLLEVDIKDHKETIEVLQNYIYAR, from the coding sequence ATGAAATCATTAAAAGAAATTTTGATCTCGCAAACAATTTTAACTGTTAAAACGGGAACAAGTATTTATGATGTTACTTGTTTTATGGCAAAGCATAATATCGGACTTGTTCCGGTATTAGGAGAAGATGGAAAACTTTTAGGTGTTTTTTCAGAACGTGATTTAGTCCGCCGTGTAATTGCGCAAGGATTAGATTTGAAAAAAACAGGTGTTGACGACGTGATGACAAAGGATCTATTAGTTGCAGAGATCAGCCAGACCCACGAACAATGCTTAAAAAAAATGAAAGATAAAGGCACTCGTCACATTTTAATTGTTGATAAAGAAAAGCTAGCCGGAATTTTATCTATTAAAGATCTTTTGGAAGTTGATATAAAAGATCACAAAGAAACTATTGAAGTTCTTCAAAATTATATTTACGCTAGATAA